A genomic segment from Acinetobacter sp. YWS30-1 encodes:
- a CDS encoding MobA/MobL family protein, whose translation MYYFDYAYTGKGTTKIKAKSGATKVKKAASCKNRFHYITRTAHYKNHKDNVHEKVEFVKSGNMPSFAENRPDIFWEAAHNYERKNARTAASQVIALPKELSVQQRIELAEALIKQFTHEFNFPYTAAIHNHAGEIGGQDQPHLHIMYCERSVDEHNRTAEQFFSRYNDKDPANGGAQKITPDVRGKGKTIINEMRVDTEVIINEHLEKYAPTKIVKIKGIDVEVPNSVSCLHHEDYNRINGTNLKPVPMIPKSLLRLDPNLTFKDKDKNVAYQAKLAERERAINEVNELREYNNFEMYQQYYFNELNNLRESIFNQNKDYDSPPPF comes from the coding sequence ATGTACTACTTTGATTATGCATATACTGGCAAAGGCACAACAAAAATTAAAGCCAAATCCGGAGCAACAAAAGTTAAAAAAGCGGCATCGTGCAAAAACCGGTTTCACTACATTACTCGAACTGCTCACTATAAAAATCACAAAGATAACGTGCATGAAAAAGTTGAGTTTGTGAAATCCGGCAACATGCCCAGCTTTGCCGAAAATCGCCCAGACATATTCTGGGAAGCTGCTCACAACTACGAAAGAAAAAATGCTCGCACTGCTGCAAGCCAAGTTATCGCATTACCGAAAGAATTGTCTGTTCAGCAACGAATCGAACTAGCAGAAGCATTGATTAAACAATTCACTCATGAGTTTAACTTCCCATACACTGCCGCAATTCATAATCATGCAGGCGAGATCGGTGGCCAAGATCAACCGCACTTGCATATTATGTATTGCGAGCGTTCAGTCGATGAACATAATAGAACTGCTGAACAGTTTTTCAGTCGCTATAACGACAAAGACCCTGCCAACGGTGGTGCCCAAAAGATCACACCGGATGTACGTGGCAAAGGCAAAACAATCATCAATGAAATGCGTGTAGATACAGAAGTTATTATTAATGAGCACCTGGAGAAGTACGCACCAACCAAAATAGTAAAAATAAAGGGCATTGATGTCGAAGTTCCAAACTCTGTGTCGTGTCTGCATCACGAAGACTACAACCGCATCAACGGCACGAACTTAAAGCCAGTACCAATGATTCCTAAATCATTGCTACGCCTTGACCCTAACCTGACGTTTAAAGACAAAGATAAAAATGTTGCATATCAAGCAAAGCTTGCAGAACGTGAGCGAGCGATCAACGAAGTCAATGAACTGCGTGAATACAATAACTTTGAAATGTATCAGCAGTATTACTTTAATGAGTTAAATAATCTTAGAGAGTCTATTTTTAATCAAAATAAAGATTACGACTCACCACCACCATTTTAA